In Vicugna pacos chromosome 1, VicPac4, whole genome shotgun sequence, a single window of DNA contains:
- the C1H3orf85 gene encoding uncharacterized protein C3orf85 homolog, with amino-acid sequence MTILTGMRRYLTVVLICISLIIRALGAPFLLEDPANQFLRLKRHIYLQDYWDPDHSPNMWGKTLADQARETWTALKTTAQHYLNVNIFTFDTSTAQ; translated from the exons atgaccattctgactggtatgaggaggtacctcactgtagttttgatttgcatttctctaataatta GAGCACTGGGAGCACCATTTTTATTGGAGGACCCAGCAAACCAGTTCCTACGTCTCAAAAGACACATATATTTGCAGGATTACTGGGACCCAGATCACAGTCCGAATATGTGGGGAAAAACACTGGCTGATCAG GCTCGTGAAACATGGACTGCTTTGAAAACAACAGCACAGCATTATCTGAATGTGAATATTTTCACCTTTGATACATCTACTGCCCAGTAA